In the Rhodoferax fermentans genome, GGCTGAACCCGGCATCAAACGACAGCGGCAGCGCGGCCAGCAGGGTGTCATCAGGCTGGTTGTCCAGATAGGAGGCCACACTGGTGGCGCCGGCCACCAGGTTGCGGTGCGACAACATCACCCCTTTGGGCAAGCCGGTGCTGCCCGAGGTGTACAAAATGGCGGCCAGGTCGGTGTCGATGACCCGGTGCGCGGGTCGATAGGGGCTGTTGAGGATGTCCTGCCAGGGGGTGACTTGCCAGTGCTGAGGCTCTGCACCCAAGTCCGCAGGGTCGGCTGCGGTTGCACTCAACACCACGTGTTGCAGGTCCGGGCAATCCGACAAGGCCGCTTTGAGGGTTGCGAGCCGCTCGGGTGAGGTTACCAGCAGACGTACCTGACAGTCACGCAGGATGTGGCGCACCTGATCAGCCTTGAGCAGCGGGTTGATCGGCACAAACACCAGTCCGGCCAGCGGCGCCGCAAAACTGGCAAGCACCGTCTCGAACCGTTTTTCCAGGTAAATGCCCACCCGCTCAGACCGTTGCAGGCCGAGGTGCAACAAGCCGTTGGCCAGCGCTGCCATCTGATCAGCCACTTTGGCGTAGGTCCAGTGTTCAGCGCCATAGCTCAGCGCCACAGCATCCGGGCGGCGCTGCGCCGTGTGGATGACAAGTTCGGGTAACAACGTGGCCTGCAACATAAGCAAGCATCTTACAGGCTGGTTGTGACCCAGGCTGTGCGCGTGTACGAGGTTTTAAGCCTGTGTTGGCAGCTGACGCATCCAGTCCAGCACCGCCTGCTCAGCGGCAGCGCGCCACAGGGCTCTGGAGAAGGTGTGGTCGGCTTCGGCCACATCGACACGCTGCAATTGCGGGCGCTGCAGCAGGCCTTTCCAGGCCGGGTCGCTCTGGGCACACTCGACAAACTCCTTGGCGGTGTAGTCGCGTGCGCTCAGCAGCAGCAGCACCGGTCCTGGAAATTGGCGCAAGGCCTGCGCCATGTGGTGTTGAAAAGCGGGTTCTTGCGTGTTTGAGGGCGCTGGCGTACGCAAGGCCTGCAGGCTTTGCCACAAGCCTTTGATCGACGGTCGCCATTCATACTGACCTTGCCAAAAACGTTGCCAGAACGACCACTCCAGCAAGCGACCGGCGTAGTAGTGTTTGATGCGTGTGCGAGCCAGCGTGTTGTCCGAGCGCACCCAAGGGTTGAGCAGGCACAGCCCAGCCACGCGGGCATCTGCGCGTTCCCCGCTGTACAACAAGGCGGCTGACGCACCGTCACACAAGCCCCACAACACCACCCGCTGGACGCTGGGGCACTGCTGTTGCAGCGTGTCCACGGCCACACCGATGTCGTCGTGGATGGCATCGAAGGCTTGGCGCGCACCGCTGCTATCACCCAGACCACGGTGGTCAAACCGCAGCACCGGGAAACCCGCTCCGGCCAGGCAGCGCGCCAACAACACAAATTGCCGGTGGCTGCCCGCGCGGTACTGTGCGCCACCTACTACCATCACCAGACCCAGCGCGCTTGGCTGCTCAGGTTGCGAGATCACCCCCACCAGGGTTTCGCCAGCGCAGGGCATCAGCACAGGCAACTCGGTGGTTTTCAAGAGGCCACTTCCGATGTGGCACAGCCCAGGCTGCGCAAACTTGTGCTCAGCCAGGCGGGGCTGTCTGCGGTTTCCTGTATCTGCCAAAAAACCGAACCAGCCACTACCTCAGCCTGCGCGTGGCAGCCGGAGTTTTGCCAGCGCTGCATTTGTGTGGACAGCGCGGGAGAGATGGTGCCGCTGTCGGCATCACCCAGCTCCAGGCAGACAACCTGTGTGTCAGCGGGCAGGGCCTCCAGATCGGCGCGAGCCAAACCTTGCGCCAGCGCCGCCGACACACGGTAGCCCGCCACCTCCACCGACTCACCCTGCTCCAGCAGATGCACCAGATGTGCGGTGCCCCGGCTGGATTCACCACGCACCACGTCACCGGCCATTTGCAGGCGCAGAAACTGCTGCAGGTGTTGTTTGCCAGACAGCACCGGTTGCCACAACAGCAGCCTGGGTGGCTGGTGGTCTTGTCGACAGGCCTGTGCTGCCAGCAGGCAGCCAGCACGCACGCCCCAAAGCCAGGCCACCCCGGGCCAGCGTTCCAGCATCCAGCGTCGGGCCAAGGCCACATCAGCCACCCAGGTCTCCCAGCTGGCTTCCTCAAAGTGACCGGAACTGTCGCCGCAGCCCATCAGGTCCATCTGCAACACCGCAAAACCAGCACGTGCCATGGCGCGCGCCTGCTTGGCAGCCATGCGCCGTGTGGCGTTCATTTCTTCGGCAAACGGGTGTACGTACACCACATGGCCCCGCACCGGTTGACCACTGGGTGGCGTATGCAGCAGGCAAAAACGCTTGCCGTGTGTTCCGTCCAGAAAAAAAGCTTGAAGGGTCGCGCCAGCTTGTGTCATGGTGCGCGTGTTCGTCTACCCGGCCAGCTTGGCCGCAACAAAATCACTGAGTGAACCCAGGGTGGCGAAAATGGCACTGTCGAGATCGTCATCGTGGATGACAAAACCAAAACGCTCTTCCAGCCCGGTGATGATGCCCAGCACCGCCATCGAGTCGAGTTCGGGCACCGCACCCAGCAGGGGTGTCGGACGCTGCCAGTCTGCGCTGCGCCCTTGCAGGCTCAGCACGTTGTCCAGAATTTTCGCTACCTCAGTCTCTACGGTCACCGTTGCTCCTTGGTCTGTCGCTGTCGGCCGCGACCAGTTTCGCCAAACCTTCCTCACCCGGGAAAGCGCTGGTTATGATAACCAGTGAACGGCCAGCATCGGCCAGAAAGACACGCGTGAGCCCACCCGCCATCCAGATCCTGGACAACTTTGACGATCTGCGTGCTGTGCTGGCACAGCAGGGGGTGCAGCAGGTGCACGAGCAGGCCGATGTGTTTGCCACGCTGGCCTGGTTTGATAACCTGGCTGCCTGCGGGTTGGATGCGGCAGGCCAGGGTTCAGTCAGCTGCCAGCTGTGGTTGCTGGACGGTGGTGCTGCCGGACCGGTGGTGTGCCTGCCGCTGCTGCTGGGCCGACAGCTCACCGGCTTGAGCAACTACTACAGCAGCCTGTACGCGCCCTTGGTCTGGCCTGCTGCGTGTGCCGACGGGCCAGATGCGGAGTCTGAGGCGGCGATCTGGCAGGCCTTTGCCCAGGCCATGCGATCACATCGGGCACGCTGGCCGGTGCTGCGGTTTGACCCGCTGGACCCACAGAGCCGCTTTTTTGCCGGGTTTGAAGGCGCTTTGCGCCAGGCGGGTTACCAGGTGGGTCGCTATTTCTGTTTTGGCAACTGGTACCTGCAGCTTGCCGAGCGGTCGTTCACCGAGTACCAGCAGAGCCTGCCTTCTGCCCTGCGCCACAGCATCACACGTGGTCAGCGTCGGCTGGACAAACAAGGCCCTTGGCGCGTCGACATCCAGCAGCAGCCCGATGGGTTTCTCGAGAGCGCCATTCAAGATTTTGTGGCGGTTTACCAAGCCAGCTGGAAAGGTGCCGAGCCCAATCCCCACTTCATCCCGGCGCTGGCGCGCATGGCGGCGACTCAGGGCTGGCTCAGGCTGGGTGTGTTGCGCTTGAATGCTCAGCCCATTGCCGCGCAGTTATGGCTGGTCAAGGGGGGTAAGGCCTCGATCTTCAAGCTGGCCTATGTCACAGGCTTTGAGCGTTTTTCGGCGGGTTCGGTGCTGACGGCGGCCTTGATGCGGCAAGTGATTGATGTGGACCAGGTCCAAGAGGTCGACTACCTCACCGGCGACGATGCCTACAAACGCGACTGGATGTCCCATCGGCGCGAACGCTGGGGCCTGGTTGCGTTTGACTGGCGTACCCCGGCAGGCCTGTGGGCCGGTTGCCGGCATGCCTTGGGTTTATGGCTCAAAAAGGCGCAGGCCAGACGACAAAGTTAGCATCTGGGTATGTCTCTGACTTCCTCTTCCCGTTTGTCGACTTGGCTGCTGATGGCCTGCGCTCTGGCGGCGCAAGCTGCTTTGGCGCAAGACAGCACACTATCGGCCACCTCGCAGCGCGGCCTGTTTGAGCAGGCGCTGGCTTATGAAAACGGCGAAGGTGTGCGGCGTGATCCGCTGCTGGCGGCCAACCTGTACTGCGAGGCCGCGCGTTTGGGCGACCGCGATGCACAGTACAACCTGGGCTGGATGTACGCCAATGGCCGGGGTGTGCCGCGCGACGATGGCCGGGCGCTGTTTCTGTTTCAGGCAGCGGCCGAGCAAGGCATCGAGACCGCGCGGCGGCTCGCCGACAAACTGGCCGACGTCCAGCCTGAGATGCCCGACTGCATGCGTGAGCCCGAGCCGCTGCCGGTGGATGTTCACTTTGCCAGTTGGACGCCGGTGGACTACGCGCTGATTGCACCACGCACCAT is a window encoding:
- a CDS encoding hydrolase 1, exosortase A system-associated encodes the protein MKTTELPVLMPCAGETLVGVISQPEQPSALGLVMVVGGAQYRAGSHRQFVLLARCLAGAGFPVLRFDHRGLGDSSGARQAFDAIHDDIGVAVDTLQQQCPSVQRVVLWGLCDGASAALLYSGERADARVAGLCLLNPWVRSDNTLARTRIKHYYAGRLLEWSFWQRFWQGQYEWRPSIKGLWQSLQALRTPAPSNTQEPAFQHHMAQALRQFPGPVLLLLSARDYTAKEFVECAQSDPAWKGLLQRPQLQRVDVAEADHTFSRALWRAAAEQAVLDWMRQLPTQA
- a CDS encoding hydrolase 2, exosortase A system-associated, which codes for MTQAGATLQAFFLDGTHGKRFCLLHTPPSGQPVRGHVVYVHPFAEEMNATRRMAAKQARAMARAGFAVLQMDLMGCGDSSGHFEEASWETWVADVALARRWMLERWPGVAWLWGVRAGCLLAAQACRQDHQPPRLLLWQPVLSGKQHLQQFLRLQMAGDVVRGESSRGTAHLVHLLEQGESVEVAGYRVSAALAQGLARADLEALPADTQVVCLELGDADSGTISPALSTQMQRWQNSGCHAQAEVVAGSVFWQIQETADSPAWLSTSLRSLGCATSEVAS
- a CDS encoding phosphopantetheine-binding protein, with the protein product MTVETEVAKILDNVLSLQGRSADWQRPTPLLGAVPELDSMAVLGIITGLEERFGFVIHDDDLDSAIFATLGSLSDFVAAKLAG
- a CDS encoding GNAT family N-acetyltransferase; amino-acid sequence: MSPPAIQILDNFDDLRAVLAQQGVQQVHEQADVFATLAWFDNLAACGLDAAGQGSVSCQLWLLDGGAAGPVVCLPLLLGRQLTGLSNYYSSLYAPLVWPAACADGPDAESEAAIWQAFAQAMRSHRARWPVLRFDPLDPQSRFFAGFEGALRQAGYQVGRYFCFGNWYLQLAERSFTEYQQSLPSALRHSITRGQRRLDKQGPWRVDIQQQPDGFLESAIQDFVAVYQASWKGAEPNPHFIPALARMAATQGWLRLGVLRLNAQPIAAQLWLVKGGKASIFKLAYVTGFERFSAGSVLTAALMRQVIDVDQVQEVDYLTGDDAYKRDWMSHRRERWGLVAFDWRTPAGLWAGCRHALGLWLKKAQARRQS
- a CDS encoding lytic transglycosylase domain-containing protein, translating into MSLTSSSRLSTWLLMACALAAQAALAQDSTLSATSQRGLFEQALAYENGEGVRRDPLLAANLYCEAARLGDRDAQYNLGWMYANGRGVPRDDGRALFLFQAAAEQGIETARRLADKLADVQPEMPDCMREPEPLPVDVHFASWTPVDYALIAPRTIYKLVHKLAPRFKVEPQLALSIIAAESNFNPQAVSAKNAQGLMQLIPETSQRFNVKNAFDPAQNIRGGLTYLRWLLAYFEGDVALVAAAYNAGEGTVDRYKGVPPYLETRNYVKRVLRSFGGPRHPYDSALSAPSLALKK